The following proteins are encoded in a genomic region of Gimesia algae:
- the mnmG gene encoding tRNA uridine-5-carboxymethylaminomethyl(34) synthesis enzyme MnmG, whose protein sequence is MSQSVSYDYDVVVVGAGHAGCEAALASARLGAKTALLTMNCDTVGQMSCNPAIGGVAKGQIVREIDALGGEMGRVIDETGIQFRMLNLSKGPAMHSPRAQADKKAYQFCMKWKVEQQDNLALRQEIVKSLIVENDQITGVQVHGDATYRARAVILTTGTFLQAIMHTGEAKTKGGRAGEGTTGTLSDSLAQLGFELQRFKTGTPARLNGRTIDFSVLDEQPGDERPQPFSYMTEQLTQQQLPCYLTETNEQVHRLINENLHRAPMYSGQINSTGPRYCPSIEDKVVRFSERNSHQIFLEPEGRYTNEYYCNGISTSLPRDVQDEMIHSIRGLEKTEIMRYGYAVEYDFATPTQLKPTLETKRVAGLYFAGQLNGTTGYEEAAGQGLLAGLNAALKIAGKEDLILDRNEAYLGVLIDDLVTKGVDEPYRMFTSRAEFRLLLRQDNADRRMTPVGRRVGSVDQERWDQYQAYEAEITQIMEFIRGNRHQGQTLEEWLRRQDTGWEEICEFAPELKAIPLSERAIQQTLIEVQYAGYIKRQTAEIEKQKNVETLHIPDHIDYQLVPNLRNEAKEKLSRVKPRNVGQAGRISGVTPADLTVLVIYLNSSSRLAT, encoded by the coding sequence ATGAGTCAGTCTGTTTCGTATGATTATGATGTCGTTGTTGTTGGTGCCGGGCACGCTGGTTGTGAAGCCGCTCTCGCGTCTGCGCGGCTGGGTGCCAAAACCGCGCTCTTAACCATGAATTGTGATACGGTAGGGCAGATGAGCTGTAACCCTGCGATTGGTGGAGTCGCAAAGGGGCAGATCGTTCGTGAAATCGATGCCCTGGGCGGTGAAATGGGACGCGTGATTGATGAAACGGGAATTCAGTTCCGTATGCTCAACCTTTCCAAAGGCCCCGCCATGCATAGTCCCCGGGCACAGGCGGACAAAAAAGCTTATCAGTTCTGTATGAAATGGAAAGTGGAGCAGCAGGACAATCTGGCGCTGCGACAGGAAATCGTGAAAAGTCTGATCGTGGAAAATGATCAGATTACCGGAGTGCAGGTGCACGGCGATGCCACATATCGTGCCCGCGCAGTGATCCTGACAACGGGCACATTCCTGCAGGCGATCATGCATACGGGAGAAGCAAAAACCAAAGGGGGACGCGCAGGCGAAGGTACGACGGGAACCCTGTCCGACAGCCTGGCGCAGTTGGGCTTTGAACTTCAGCGATTTAAAACAGGGACACCCGCGCGACTGAATGGACGCACGATTGATTTCTCAGTGCTGGATGAACAGCCCGGAGATGAACGTCCCCAGCCATTCTCCTATATGACTGAGCAACTGACTCAGCAGCAGCTGCCCTGCTATCTGACTGAAACGAATGAGCAAGTGCATCGATTGATTAATGAGAACCTGCATCGCGCTCCCATGTACTCGGGGCAGATTAACTCAACCGGCCCCCGCTATTGTCCTTCCATCGAAGATAAAGTGGTGCGGTTCTCAGAGCGAAATTCCCATCAGATCTTTCTGGAGCCTGAAGGGCGTTATACGAACGAGTATTACTGCAACGGGATTTCAACCAGTCTGCCCCGTGATGTGCAGGATGAGATGATTCATTCCATCCGCGGTCTGGAAAAAACGGAAATCATGCGATACGGCTACGCGGTGGAATACGATTTTGCGACTCCGACACAGTTAAAGCCCACGCTTGAAACAAAACGTGTTGCGGGACTGTATTTTGCGGGGCAGTTGAACGGAACCACCGGGTATGAGGAAGCAGCGGGCCAGGGATTGCTGGCAGGTTTGAATGCCGCGTTAAAAATTGCCGGGAAAGAAGATCTGATTCTGGATCGTAACGAAGCCTACCTGGGAGTGTTGATCGATGATCTGGTGACGAAAGGCGTTGATGAGCCCTATCGCATGTTTACTTCACGGGCAGAGTTCCGTTTACTGCTGCGTCAGGATAATGCCGATCGGCGAATGACTCCCGTTGGGCGCCGTGTCGGTTCGGTCGACCAGGAACGCTGGGATCAGTACCAGGCATACGAAGCAGAAATTACGCAGATTATGGAGTTCATTCGCGGTAACCGGCATCAGGGCCAGACCCTGGAAGAATGGTTGCGGCGACAGGATACCGGCTGGGAAGAAATTTGCGAGTTCGCGCCTGAATTGAAGGCGATCCCGCTATCGGAACGGGCCATTCAGCAGACACTGATCGAGGTTCAGTATGCCGGCTATATCAAACGTCAAACTGCTGAGATTGAGAAGCAGAAGAATGTGGAAACACTGCATATTCCGGATCATATCGACTATCAACTGGTTCCCAATCTGCGAAATGAAGCCAAGGAAAAGCTAAGTCGCGTCAAGCCACGAAATGTCGGGCAGGCGGGGAGAATCAGCGGGGTAACACCGGCTGACCTGACAGTTTTAGTGATTTATTTAAACAGTTCCAGCCGGCTGGCGACCTGA
- a CDS encoding response regulator: MKTVFTTGEAAKICKVSQQTIIRCFDSGQLKGFRVPGSRFRRIPRDVLFKFMKDNGIPTDALESGKRKALIVDDDEELVELIRDVLDADSRFEIRVANNGFDAGMMVKEYHPDIIILDVMLPDINGKEVCQRVRGDSSMDDVKIICISGMVEADKIEDLKAAGANDFMQKPFEVEQLADRVCTLLNLESVHTAG; encoded by the coding sequence ATGAAAACGGTCTTTACCACGGGCGAAGCCGCAAAGATTTGCAAAGTGAGTCAACAAACGATTATTCGCTGTTTTGATTCAGGCCAATTAAAGGGATTTCGGGTACCGGGCTCTCGCTTTCGTAGAATTCCGCGCGATGTGCTTTTTAAGTTTATGAAAGACAACGGAATTCCTACTGATGCCTTGGAAAGTGGAAAACGAAAAGCTTTAATCGTGGACGACGATGAAGAGTTGGTAGAATTGATCCGTGACGTACTGGATGCAGATTCCCGCTTCGAAATTCGCGTAGCAAATAACGGGTTTGATGCTGGGATGATGGTCAAAGAATATCATCCGGACATTATCATTCTGGATGTAATGCTGCCTGATATCAATGGTAAGGAAGTCTGCCAGCGGGTTCGCGGTGATTCCTCGATGGACGATGTCAAAATTATCTGCATCAGCGGTATGGTTGAAGCAGACAAGATTGAAGATCTGAAAGCGGCCGGTGCAAATGACTTTATGCAAAAGCCGTTTGAGGTGGAGCAACTGGCGGATCGCGTCTGTACGCTACTGAATCTGGAATCCGTTCATACTGCCGGCTGA
- the ruvB gene encoding Holliday junction branch migration DNA helicase RuvB, with protein MVREPVIKGDDEPEDESSGGESGWDSSFLADDIEYDDALRPQRLSEVVGQRAVVERLEVFLDATRKRNEPLGHLLLDGPPGLGKTTLASVLPRELGTELQITSGPSLSAPKDLLPFLTNASHGSFLFIDEIHRMPATVEEFIYPAMEDFRVDITLGEGLNARTVNMKLQKFTVIGATTRSGMLTAPLRDRFVRREHLDFYEDQELVEIVRRNARKLRTPITDDAAFEIARRSRGTPRKANNLLRWARDFATSKADGNITNEVVKRAFEMLEIDQLGLERQDRRYLEALVKTFSGGPAGVQALGHTLNIPSDTLEDEVEPFLLRCGFIQRSPRGRVVTMAAMEHLNLNPPAGGGLFR; from the coding sequence ATGGTACGAGAGCCTGTCATTAAGGGAGATGATGAACCGGAAGATGAATCTTCGGGTGGTGAAAGCGGCTGGGATTCCAGTTTTCTGGCCGACGATATTGAGTACGATGACGCTTTGCGCCCTCAGCGGCTGAGTGAAGTGGTAGGGCAGCGGGCCGTTGTTGAGCGTCTGGAAGTATTTCTGGATGCCACGCGGAAGCGCAATGAGCCACTGGGACACCTGCTGCTGGATGGCCCCCCCGGATTGGGAAAGACTACTCTGGCGTCCGTACTGCCTCGTGAGCTGGGAACCGAACTGCAGATCACCTCAGGACCTTCTTTAAGTGCACCGAAAGACCTGCTTCCTTTTCTGACGAATGCCAGCCACGGATCGTTTCTGTTTATCGATGAGATTCACCGGATGCCGGCGACCGTCGAAGAGTTTATCTACCCTGCGATGGAAGATTTTCGGGTGGATATTACTCTTGGTGAAGGTCTGAATGCCCGGACCGTCAACATGAAGTTACAGAAGTTTACAGTCATTGGCGCGACGACGCGGAGTGGGATGTTGACTGCTCCCTTGCGTGATCGTTTTGTCCGCCGCGAGCATCTGGACTTTTATGAAGATCAGGAACTGGTGGAAATCGTCCGCAGAAATGCCCGCAAGCTGAGAACGCCGATTACGGATGATGCCGCATTTGAAATCGCCCGCCGCAGTCGAGGCACTCCACGGAAAGCCAATAATCTGTTGCGCTGGGCGCGAGACTTTGCCACAAGTAAGGCCGATGGTAATATTACCAATGAAGTGGTCAAACGAGCCTTTGAAATGCTGGAGATTGATCAGCTCGGCCTGGAACGCCAGGATCGGCGGTATCTGGAGGCTTTGGTGAAAACTTTTTCCGGTGGACCTGCTGGCGTGCAGGCGTTGGGACACACCTTGAACATCCCGTCGGATACCCTGGAAGACGAAGTGGAGCCGTTCTTATTGCGCTGCGGATTTATTCAGCGTTCACCTCGAGGTCGTGTTGTTACAATGGCTGCCATGGAGCATTTAAACCTGAACCCTCCTGCGGGTGGCGGTCTCTTCAGATAG
- a CDS encoding zinc ribbon domain-containing protein — protein MTIEFSCSHCNKVLKTSDDKAGRRAKCPQCGEPILVPATDPSAPMDDGFDGFDQLESGTPVPEDQSFLAEGPVREEDSFLAERPVREEDSFLSGNQMDCPMCGESIPADSKRCQHCGETLQKGEWVPRKIKIGEVFSRTWEVYKANLGSIIGIHIIAYVLYAVGATAVFMVLGAIAFAGALVLAQADPGLMIAGLIAIYILAILLVYSIVFYLMLGVMNYLLKLVKNEYPGIGEIFSGGPFLGRMVLCSIVFILAYSAGLICLIIPGLIVVCMFWPYAYLLIDRDLPGIDAFTESRKVTDGNKLTMFLIYLIMTGITMVPYVLMLATMTGMQQPGGQASALGLLILFGFVALFYLLLIPFSMLLNTVSYAEMTNQ, from the coding sequence TTGACGATTGAATTCAGTTGCTCGCATTGTAATAAAGTCCTGAAAACCTCTGATGATAAAGCCGGTCGTCGTGCCAAGTGCCCACAGTGTGGTGAACCGATTCTCGTCCCCGCGACTGATCCCTCCGCTCCAATGGATGACGGTTTTGATGGCTTTGATCAACTTGAATCCGGGACACCGGTTCCTGAAGATCAGAGTTTTCTGGCTGAAGGCCCTGTGCGGGAAGAAGACAGTTTTCTGGCTGAACGTCCTGTGAGAGAAGAGGATAGCTTTCTGTCTGGGAATCAGATGGATTGTCCCATGTGTGGAGAATCCATTCCCGCCGATTCAAAACGGTGTCAACACTGTGGAGAAACTCTGCAAAAAGGGGAATGGGTTCCTCGCAAGATTAAGATCGGAGAAGTTTTTTCCCGCACCTGGGAAGTCTATAAAGCAAACCTGGGCTCAATCATCGGGATCCATATCATTGCGTATGTACTTTATGCTGTGGGAGCAACGGCGGTCTTCATGGTGTTGGGAGCCATTGCTTTCGCAGGGGCATTGGTGCTGGCACAGGCTGATCCGGGTCTGATGATTGCCGGACTGATCGCGATCTACATCCTCGCGATTTTACTCGTCTACAGTATCGTGTTTTACCTGATGCTGGGAGTCATGAATTATTTATTGAAACTGGTGAAAAATGAGTATCCAGGGATAGGAGAAATTTTCAGTGGAGGTCCGTTTTTAGGCAGAATGGTGCTCTGCAGTATAGTCTTTATACTGGCTTATAGTGCTGGACTGATCTGTTTGATTATCCCTGGTCTGATAGTCGTATGTATGTTCTGGCCCTATGCCTATCTGCTGATTGACCGTGATTTGCCTGGAATTGATGCTTTCACGGAATCCAGAAAAGTCACCGATGGGAATAAGCTCACCATGTTCCTGATCTATCTGATCATGACAGGGATTACGATGGTCCCCTATGTATTGATGCTGGCAACCATGACCGGTATGCAACAGCCGGGGGGACAGGCGTCCGCACTCGGGCTCCTGATATTATTTGGTTTCGTGGCTTTGTTTTATCTACTGCTGATCCCGTTTTCCATGCTGCTGAATACTGTGAGTTATGCAGAGATGACTAATCAATAA
- a CDS encoding sensor histidine kinase — protein sequence MASETGGVSLGLPDIFYRRLFSLIPIESSDSILGELAAVWCEATAAKATYLILFDQSSLELTAGVFRRSQTESDCFTQSSIRIDQNRSLLAQSHLIAEQGRPFHLISSSPVQFFPIPCGQISLAGVFLFSAHSQNDTLSLISELTEISRRLFTQVLKTGKPQDSQYNNCQSCHSVAEDGNPEKQRVLPDLDKLEAMAEFAAGAGHEINNPVATIAGRVQMLLKHETDPERRQSLATIGGQAYRIRDMIGDAMLFGRPPAPRPTAVNLSKAIDEVQQSLSEAIHTSEVLLTVDLPATACLWADETQLKVVISNLISNCLNVLEAGGQICISAEEETVDAVPMLHLRIKDNGPGLSEQEQKHLFDPFYSARQAGRGLGFGLSKCWRIVDLHGGQIEAEISQGHGVTLHLLWPLNERQK from the coding sequence ATGGCGAGCGAAACCGGTGGAGTGAGCCTTGGTCTGCCGGATATTTTTTACCGACGTCTGTTTTCTTTGATCCCGATAGAATCTTCGGATTCTATCCTGGGAGAACTGGCAGCAGTCTGGTGTGAAGCCACCGCTGCGAAAGCCACTTACCTCATTCTGTTTGATCAATCATCCCTGGAATTAACAGCCGGCGTGTTTCGTCGCTCTCAGACGGAGTCAGACTGTTTCACTCAGTCATCAATTCGGATTGATCAGAATCGTTCCCTCCTCGCGCAGTCTCATTTGATTGCAGAGCAGGGGCGACCTTTTCATCTGATTTCCAGCAGCCCCGTTCAATTTTTTCCTATCCCCTGTGGTCAGATTTCCTTGGCGGGTGTGTTTCTGTTTTCGGCTCATAGTCAGAATGACACGCTTTCTCTGATTTCTGAATTAACAGAGATCAGCCGCCGACTTTTCACTCAGGTATTAAAAACGGGCAAGCCCCAGGACTCTCAGTACAATAATTGTCAGTCTTGCCATTCTGTTGCTGAAGATGGGAATCCTGAAAAGCAGAGGGTTTTACCGGATCTTGACAAGCTGGAAGCGATGGCTGAATTTGCTGCTGGTGCCGGACATGAAATCAATAATCCCGTCGCAACAATTGCCGGGCGCGTCCAGATGCTGCTGAAACATGAGACAGATCCCGAACGCAGGCAATCACTGGCGACGATTGGCGGGCAGGCATATCGGATCAGGGATATGATTGGCGATGCAATGCTGTTTGGCCGACCGCCTGCTCCCCGACCAACAGCAGTCAACCTTTCTAAAGCGATCGACGAAGTTCAACAAAGCCTGAGTGAGGCGATTCATACTTCAGAGGTCCTGCTGACTGTTGATCTCCCAGCGACAGCCTGTCTCTGGGCGGATGAAACTCAGTTGAAAGTCGTGATCAGTAATCTGATTTCGAACTGTCTGAATGTACTCGAAGCGGGAGGGCAGATTTGCATTTCCGCGGAGGAGGAAACTGTGGATGCGGTTCCGATGCTGCATTTACGAATCAAGGACAATGGCCCAGGCCTGTCAGAACAGGAGCAGAAGCATCTGTTCGATCCATTCTACTCAGCCAGACAGGCGGGGCGAGGACTGGGCTTTGGTCTTTCTAAATGCTGGCGGATTGTCGATCTGCATGGAGGTCAAATCGAGGCTGAAATCAGTCAGGGGCACGGTGTGACGTTGCATCTGCTCTGGCCGCTCAATGAGAGACAAAAATAG
- a CDS encoding Na+/H+ antiporter NhaC family protein, whose amino-acid sequence MAAIHSLLIILTSFLAQTDQITDVPLQKEPARYEIEAPDIAVIGIPVSQVTLRAIKLDGTLDREFSGHPKQIIGLELWVRDVDTALPPFENGVLELKTDLAQNQKVFITADTIVVDPDSRGAATVVVYRISRWLSLLPPIIAVILAVWFRNIILALLVSIWVGAVILAHGNLFLGFVHTLDTFVIHEIVEPGSSSYSHMMIILFTMFLGAMVGVMSAGGGTAALVNRLSRYATKREHSQLMTWFLGLVVFFDDYANSLLVGTSMRPFTDRMKVSREKLAFLVDSTAAPVSGIAIISTWVGVEIGYIADTYSSLGISEDYYTTFLYSLPYRFYPLHLLAFVWLVAYLGNDFGPMLKAETRAIAYNQLVRPGRFNVVEAELGADNGDLARRHLLRNALIPLSVLLGLAMIGLWWTGAIEIDRLNLGRLQQGLPLLDKSMSKILEHASPNRVLLISSFLASIAAVASCSFSKSLSLNECVEAWSAGAKSMFLAILILVLAWSVATVCDENHLNTAGVLVELLSGSLSPNWMPTITFLLAAAVSFATGSSWSTMGLLMPLSISLTYSLLVPLNEADPNHHLMLGTIGGVLAGAIFGDHCSPISDTTVLSSAASGSDHLDHVLTQMPYAMTVATVSVLFGYIPVGFGIQPYILLPVGLVVLFLILQFYGKSAEAEAQKLLDAGVRAEDFNLSEDRETDEEGITDTNDSDSEADPESAEESTEEA is encoded by the coding sequence ATGGCGGCGATTCATTCATTGCTGATTATATTAACCAGCTTTCTGGCGCAGACCGATCAGATTACGGATGTGCCTCTCCAGAAAGAGCCTGCCCGCTACGAGATTGAAGCACCCGACATTGCCGTAATTGGTATTCCCGTCAGCCAGGTAACGCTCCGTGCGATCAAACTGGATGGAACTCTCGATAGAGAATTCTCGGGGCATCCGAAACAGATTATTGGTCTGGAATTGTGGGTCAGAGACGTTGATACCGCATTACCGCCATTTGAAAACGGGGTACTTGAGCTCAAAACGGACCTGGCACAAAATCAGAAGGTCTTCATTACTGCAGATACAATCGTTGTTGACCCTGACAGTCGCGGTGCCGCTACAGTCGTGGTTTATCGAATCTCACGCTGGTTAAGTCTGCTGCCTCCCATCATTGCTGTCATTCTCGCGGTCTGGTTTCGAAATATCATTCTGGCTTTACTGGTCAGCATCTGGGTCGGGGCGGTCATTTTAGCGCATGGGAATCTGTTTCTGGGTTTCGTGCATACTCTGGATACGTTCGTAATTCATGAGATCGTCGAACCGGGAAGCAGCAGTTATTCCCATATGATGATCATCCTGTTTACGATGTTTCTAGGTGCGATGGTGGGAGTGATGTCGGCTGGTGGGGGGACTGCTGCGCTGGTCAATCGGCTTTCGCGTTATGCGACGAAGCGTGAACACAGTCAGTTGATGACCTGGTTTCTGGGGCTGGTCGTGTTTTTTGATGACTATGCCAACTCACTGCTGGTAGGGACTTCCATGCGTCCCTTTACTGACCGGATGAAAGTCTCACGGGAGAAACTGGCATTCCTGGTGGATTCCACCGCGGCTCCGGTATCGGGAATCGCGATTATCTCGACCTGGGTTGGCGTGGAAATCGGATATATTGCAGATACCTACAGCAGCCTGGGAATCAGCGAAGATTACTACACCACATTTTTATATAGTCTGCCTTATCGGTTTTATCCACTGCATCTGCTGGCTTTTGTCTGGTTAGTGGCCTATCTGGGCAACGATTTTGGTCCGATGCTCAAAGCCGAAACACGTGCGATTGCTTATAACCAACTGGTACGACCGGGGCGTTTCAATGTGGTGGAAGCCGAGTTGGGGGCTGATAATGGTGATCTGGCACGCCGTCACTTGTTACGCAACGCATTGATTCCGCTCTCGGTATTACTGGGACTGGCGATGATTGGTTTGTGGTGGACGGGGGCGATTGAGATCGATCGGTTGAATTTGGGACGGCTCCAGCAGGGACTACCGTTACTTGATAAATCGATGAGTAAAATTCTCGAGCATGCTTCGCCGAATCGGGTGCTGCTGATTTCCTCTTTTCTGGCTTCCATTGCCGCGGTTGCCAGCTGCAGTTTTTCCAAATCACTCTCGTTAAACGAATGTGTCGAAGCCTGGTCTGCGGGAGCGAAGAGTATGTTCCTGGCCATTTTGATTCTGGTCCTTGCCTGGTCGGTGGCGACGGTGTGTGATGAAAATCACCTGAATACAGCTGGTGTGCTGGTGGAACTTCTCTCAGGCAGCCTGTCACCAAACTGGATGCCGACGATTACATTTCTATTAGCAGCGGCTGTCAGTTTTGCGACCGGTAGTTCCTGGTCAACGATGGGACTGTTGATGCCTTTGTCGATTTCATTGACTTACAGCCTCCTGGTTCCCTTAAATGAAGCGGATCCGAATCATCATCTGATGCTGGGGACAATCGGTGGGGTGCTGGCGGGAGCGATTTTCGGAGATCACTGCTCCCCGATTTCGGATACCACTGTACTCTCTTCAGCGGCTTCGGGATCTGATCATCTGGATCATGTGCTGACACAAATGCCTTATGCTATGACTGTCGCCACCGTTTCTGTTTTGTTTGGATATATTCCTGTTGGTTTTGGAATTCAACCTTATATTCTATTGCCGGTCGGCCTGGTTGTATTATTTCTGATCCTGCAGTTTTACGGGAAATCTGCCGAAGCGGAGGCCCAAAAACTATTGGATGCCGGGGTGCGTGCTGAGGATTTTAACCTTTCTGAGGATCGTGAAACCGATGAAGAGGGCATAACCGATACGAATGATTCAGATTCCGAAGCTGACCCAGAGTCTGCAGAAGAGTCCACTGAAGAGGCCTGA
- a CDS encoding YebC/PmpR family DNA-binding transcriptional regulator — MAGHSHWANIAAKKGVVDKKRGKLFGKLSRAIIVAAQHGGGDPVMNLSLRYAIDKARKASMPKENIDRAVKKGCGELSGENFEELVYEGYGSAGVAVLCDILTENRNRTAGEVRKIFEVHGGNLGSTGCVAWMFERKGLFLIPSDAIEEDELFEVALEVGADDVAANGDVFEVTCSIDAFQQVSEEFEKRDIPTNLAELSRIPDTTVDLGVEDGKKVLKLMEALEDHDDVQSVTANFNIPDDIMAEVLAD, encoded by the coding sequence ATGGCAGGTCATTCTCACTGGGCAAATATCGCCGCCAAGAAAGGTGTAGTCGATAAGAAGCGGGGTAAACTCTTTGGCAAGCTGAGTCGTGCGATTATCGTAGCGGCACAACATGGTGGGGGAGACCCGGTCATGAATCTCTCGCTGCGGTATGCAATTGACAAGGCCCGCAAAGCCAGTATGCCGAAAGAAAATATCGACCGTGCTGTTAAAAAAGGCTGCGGGGAATTATCCGGCGAAAATTTTGAAGAGCTGGTCTACGAAGGTTATGGTTCCGCTGGTGTTGCTGTTTTGTGTGATATCCTGACGGAAAATCGAAATCGAACTGCCGGTGAAGTTCGCAAGATCTTTGAAGTGCATGGCGGAAATCTGGGTAGTACGGGTTGCGTGGCGTGGATGTTTGAGCGCAAAGGTCTGTTTCTGATTCCCTCTGATGCCATTGAGGAAGATGAACTGTTTGAAGTGGCCCTGGAAGTGGGGGCAGATGATGTGGCTGCAAATGGGGATGTTTTTGAGGTCACCTGCAGTATTGACGCATTTCAGCAGGTTTCTGAAGAATTTGAAAAGCGCGACATACCTACAAATCTGGCCGAGCTGTCACGAATTCCGGATACAACCGTTGATCTGGGAGTAGAAGATGGTAAAAAAGTATTGAAACTCATGGAAGCGCTGGAAGATCATGATGATGTGCAAAGTGTAACCGCGAATTTTAATATCCCGGATGACATCATGGCAGAGGTTCTAGCCGACTAA